In Flavobacterium gelatinilyticum, a genomic segment contains:
- the murI gene encoding glutamate racemase, whose protein sequence is MTNNNPIGVFDSGIGGTSIWSAIHTLLPNEKTIYLADSKNAPYGQKSKEEIVALSKKNVEFLLENNCKLIVVACNTATTNAIFELRRDYNIPFIGIEPAIKPAANNSKTQVIGILATKGTLNSELFNKTAEMFQHTTIIEQVGYGLVQLIEDGNLYSPEMTQLLESYLQPMIDANIDYLVLGCSHYPYLIPQIKKILPEHIQIIDSGEAVARQTQNVLREKAGFNESPDNDPVFYVNSDSTVLKSILENKYPVIEKDF, encoded by the coding sequence ATGACAAACAATAATCCTATAGGCGTTTTTGACTCTGGAATTGGAGGGACTTCAATCTGGAGCGCTATCCACACATTACTTCCAAACGAAAAAACAATATATCTGGCCGACAGTAAAAATGCTCCGTATGGTCAGAAAAGCAAAGAGGAAATTGTTGCGTTGAGCAAAAAAAATGTCGAATTTTTATTGGAGAACAATTGCAAATTAATTGTTGTTGCCTGCAACACTGCAACAACAAATGCAATTTTTGAACTTCGCCGTGATTACAACATTCCTTTTATAGGAATTGAACCGGCCATAAAACCGGCCGCAAATAATTCGAAAACACAGGTTATTGGAATTCTTGCTACAAAAGGAACATTAAACAGTGAGTTGTTTAACAAAACAGCCGAAATGTTCCAGCATACTACAATTATAGAACAAGTCGGCTATGGATTGGTGCAGCTTATCGAGGACGGAAACTTGTATTCTCCCGAAATGACACAGCTTTTAGAATCGTATTTACAGCCAATGATTGACGCCAACATAGATTATCTTGTATTGGGCTGCAGTCATTATCCGTATTTAATTCCGCAAATAAAAAAGATACTTCCTGAGCATATTCAGATTATTGATTCAGGAGAAGCTGTTGCCAGGCAGACACAAAATGTACTGCGCGAAAAAGCAGGTTTTAATGAAAGCCCGGACAACGATCCTGTTTTTTATGTAAACTCTGATTCAACGGTTTTAAAATCAATTTTGGAGAATAAATATCCTGTTATCGAAAAAGACTTTTAA
- a CDS encoding sensor histidine kinase has translation MKIDAIKNTNSNKILFHCIIWIFFILTSLIQFYESPFRINNDFYVQWATGIVLFYLNYFYLVPALLLQKKYWKYFLFVFIIIAVFMIIRINYFIPEFRHLRPHNIVPARMIPPDPNFIPRGKHFKIEMRQPLFFKIGPSFFYILIITISAIIRTLTEFYNNQQNKLIAETHRTNTELIYLRKQTNPHFLFNSLNSIYSLAHKKSDLVPDAIVTLSELMRYMLYETDNKTVALEKEVNYIQNYIELQKLRLNNIEDIIINVHGDTRNKFIEPLLLISFVENAFKYGTDYKGAAHVKIKIFISENNLDFWIENTIENYAKDPDNSGIGLVNIQNRLDLLYPNAHELTINQDNQYYRVHLNLKLDEIKTTVN, from the coding sequence ATGAAAATAGACGCCATTAAAAATACCAATTCAAATAAAATTTTGTTCCATTGCATCATTTGGATTTTCTTTATTCTGACTTCCCTGATTCAGTTTTATGAAAGTCCATTTAGGATCAACAACGATTTTTACGTACAGTGGGCAACAGGAATTGTCCTGTTTTATCTGAACTATTTTTATTTGGTTCCGGCTTTGCTTCTGCAAAAAAAATACTGGAAATATTTTCTTTTTGTTTTCATAATTATTGCCGTTTTTATGATCATCAGGATTAATTATTTTATTCCTGAATTCAGACATTTAAGACCTCACAATATTGTTCCGGCCAGAATGATTCCGCCGGATCCAAATTTTATTCCGAGAGGAAAACATTTCAAAATAGAAATGAGACAACCGCTTTTTTTTAAAATCGGTCCTTCTTTCTTTTATATACTGATTATAACAATAAGTGCGATTATCCGAACTTTAACCGAGTTCTACAATAATCAGCAGAATAAATTAATTGCCGAGACACACCGAACAAATACTGAATTGATCTATCTGCGTAAGCAGACCAATCCGCATTTTTTATTCAATTCCCTAAACAGTATTTATTCTCTGGCTCATAAGAAATCTGATTTGGTTCCTGATGCCATCGTGACCTTATCTGAGCTCATGCGCTATATGCTGTATGAAACAGATAACAAAACGGTGGCTCTAGAAAAAGAAGTCAATTATATTCAGAATTATATTGAATTACAAAAACTAAGGCTCAACAACATCGAAGATATTATTATAAACGTTCACGGCGATACCCGAAACAAATTTATTGAACCTTTACTCCTGATTTCTTTTGTTGAAAATGCTTTTAAATACGGCACCGATTATAAGGGTGCAGCACATGTAAAGATTAAAATTTTTATTTCTGAAAATAATCTTGATTTCTGGATCGAAAACACGATTGAAAATTATGCAAAAGACCCTGATAATTCAGGCATCGGGCTTGTAAATATTCAAAACAGGCTTGATTTATTATATCCTAATGCCCACGAACTAACTATTAACCAGGATAATCAATATTACCGAGTTCATTTAAATCTAAAATTAGACGAAATTAAAACCACAGTAAACTAA
- a CDS encoding aromatic hydrocarbon degradation protein, with product MKNTVFLLTFVLVSLTSFSQSISSSPYSLYGVGSLYDADFGSISSIGSSGMALPSTSFINNLNPASLGFMPLNHFMLDVGGKAIGTTYEGSKKTEKRNNFQFSHIAFAFPVTKNSGFSVALRPYSSASYKISNLVLPISDSMESYSLTAAGSGGLNNFDFSYGYRFGDKLTVGASAALLFGNIEDQRYLVVSNSITTIEKKTDYNGLRATIGSQYKIDSTFTIAATFKLPAQIKGSKVQSVSTIADEVSTTVESNVSSDVDDYYMPLEIGVGISKRFKNVLNMTLDYEKSLWKDTNQSDSYGTFVNQDRFALGFTYFDANRNMRKYWDRIQYSAGANFDTGYLEIDGKRVNNASISVGISLPIENTFSALNISYSYGQKGTVSNNLIKENYHKVSVNLSLDGIWFVKRKIE from the coding sequence ATGAAAAATACAGTATTTCTTTTAACCTTTGTTTTGGTTTCGTTGACGTCATTTTCGCAAAGCATTTCCAGTTCTCCTTATTCGTTATATGGTGTTGGGAGTTTGTATGATGCTGATTTTGGATCTATTTCCTCAATTGGTTCATCGGGAATGGCTTTGCCGTCAACGAGTTTTATTAACAACCTGAACCCGGCATCATTAGGTTTTATGCCTTTAAACCATTTTATGCTCGATGTAGGAGGAAAGGCGATAGGAACAACCTACGAAGGATCTAAAAAGACTGAAAAGCGTAATAATTTTCAGTTTTCTCATATTGCTTTTGCTTTTCCGGTTACTAAAAATTCGGGTTTCAGCGTTGCATTACGGCCTTACTCCAGTGCGTCGTATAAGATTTCAAATCTTGTGCTGCCCATTTCTGACAGCATGGAATCGTATAGTCTGACAGCTGCGGGTTCCGGAGGATTAAATAATTTTGATTTTTCGTACGGATATAGATTCGGTGATAAACTGACCGTTGGTGCTTCGGCCGCTTTGTTGTTTGGGAATATAGAGGATCAGCGGTATTTAGTGGTTTCAAATTCGATTACAACCATAGAGAAAAAAACAGATTACAACGGACTTAGAGCAACTATAGGATCTCAGTATAAAATTGATTCTACTTTTACAATTGCCGCGACATTTAAATTACCGGCACAAATAAAAGGATCAAAAGTACAATCTGTAAGTACAATTGCCGATGAAGTTTCGACTACAGTTGAATCGAACGTAAGTTCGGATGTCGATGATTACTACATGCCTTTAGAAATAGGAGTGGGGATTAGCAAACGATTTAAAAATGTTTTGAATATGACGCTTGACTATGAGAAAAGTTTGTGGAAAGACACAAATCAATCGGATTCATACGGCACTTTTGTAAATCAGGACCGGTTTGCCCTTGGCTTTACTTATTTTGATGCCAATAGAAATATGCGAAAATATTGGGATCGAATACAATATTCAGCGGGAGCTAATTTTGATACCGGTTATCTGGAGATTGACGGTAAAAGAGTTAACAATGCTTCGATTTCTGTTGGTATCAGTCTGCCTATTGAGAATACATTTTCGGCACTCAATATATCCTATTCATATGGACAGAAAGGAACTGTTTCTAATAATCTGATTAAGGAAAACTATCATAAAGTTTCTGTCAATTTATCTTTAGACGGAATCTGGTTTGTGAAACGAAAAATTGAGTAG
- a CDS encoding DUF4270 family protein, with protein sequence MYKYVLMSFLAFTLFSCGTDTDAGEFVVGSDYLALNNNIVMIDTVTVEMSTINFDSLVTSSQSRILIGNYDDPVFGKVKSSSYFQVSGTSYALPSSGSDTEAVNYVFDSISMILKYDNYYYGDTTQVQKFDIHRLTQKVKPNTDDDSFYNNSTLSYDGESLGTISYKPRPVGKDSINIKMSAVFGAALFQRIKNRDITDFDSFTEYLKGLVLVPSSDNSASAIGFDVSTSKVRLYYSKYQLDDDSSYLDFTINDGSKQFNSISLDKSGTMLENLPVSSSKLSSTLTNKQGFVQSGTGVACRVDFPNIRQLKYIADNGAIVDAQLILKPVNNSYSEKYPLADSLQVYVGDNLNRISSSLLNSAGTTVYGILNKKSDEFNENVGYTIPIGAFLQKEMLKTSDSKLGLILTLPGIYKTVNRIVLGDQKHVDNKIQLKIYYISY encoded by the coding sequence ATGTATAAATATGTATTAATGTCATTTTTGGCTTTTACACTATTTTCATGCGGTACAGATACAGATGCCGGTGAGTTTGTTGTTGGATCTGATTATTTAGCTCTAAATAATAATATTGTGATGATCGACACAGTTACAGTCGAAATGTCTACCATTAATTTTGATTCATTGGTAACTTCGAGCCAAAGCCGTATTCTGATAGGAAATTATGATGACCCTGTTTTTGGCAAAGTAAAATCCAGCAGTTATTTTCAGGTTTCGGGAACTTCTTATGCCTTACCCAGTTCGGGATCAGATACTGAAGCCGTTAACTATGTTTTTGATTCTATTTCGATGATTCTAAAATATGACAATTACTATTATGGTGATACTACACAGGTTCAGAAATTTGATATTCATCGCCTGACGCAGAAAGTAAAGCCAAATACAGATGATGACAGCTTTTACAATAATTCGACTTTGAGCTATGATGGGGAAAGCCTTGGAACAATATCGTATAAACCCCGTCCGGTTGGAAAAGATTCTATTAATATAAAGATGAGTGCGGTATTTGGTGCGGCTCTTTTTCAAAGAATTAAAAACAGAGACATTACTGATTTTGACAGTTTTACCGAATATTTAAAAGGACTTGTTCTGGTACCTTCTTCAGATAATTCAGCAAGTGCAATTGGTTTTGATGTTTCAACAAGTAAAGTTCGATTGTATTATTCTAAATATCAATTAGATGATGATTCCAGTTATCTTGATTTTACAATTAATGATGGTTCTAAACAGTTTAATTCTATTTCGCTAGATAAAAGCGGCACCATGCTCGAGAATCTCCCCGTTTCCAGCAGTAAACTTTCCAGTACACTAACCAATAAGCAGGGTTTTGTACAATCAGGTACAGGAGTGGCCTGCCGGGTAGATTTTCCAAATATACGGCAGCTTAAATATATTGCCGATAATGGTGCTATTGTCGATGCACAGTTAATCTTAAAACCTGTAAATAATTCCTATTCCGAAAAATATCCTTTGGCAGATTCCCTTCAGGTTTATGTAGGCGATAATTTAAACAGAATCAGCAGTTCTTTATTAAACTCGGCAGGAACAACAGTATATGGGATTTTGAATAAAAAAAGTGATGAGTTCAATGAAAATGTTGGTTATACAATACCAATAGGCGCTTTTCTTCAGAAGGAAATGCTCAAAACATCTGATTCAAAACTGGGATTGATCCTTACTTTACCGGGTATTTATAAAACAGTAAACAGGATTGTTTTGGGAGATCAGAAGCATGTCGACAATAAAATTCAACTTAAAATTTATTACATCTCCTATTAA
- a CDS encoding Kelch repeat-containing protein: MNNLKKGILFATLLSGLFFISCSNDDEDEELVGNWVRKSAFDGPARSSSTSFVIGDYAYVATGYTGDVYLKDLWAYNSGGDYWEQKADFTGAGRSSASSFALNDKGYVGLGYDGTNKLKDFYQYDPAANSWTQKTDFGGTGRYGAVGFQAGGKAYFGTGYDGNYLKDFYQYNDTANTWTLVNGFSGNKRRNATVFVVSDKAYLVTGINNGTYQEDFWEFDPSTDVWTRKRDIDKDTDDDYSYNDEYSIIRANASSFSMNGLGYVVGGENLKTIWEYNPSTDLWVERTAMEGAARTDAVAFAINNRGFYMLGRTGSTYFDDAWEFKPLEEQNDDDN; encoded by the coding sequence ATGAATAATCTAAAAAAAGGAATATTATTCGCAACATTACTTTCGGGACTCTTTTTTATAAGCTGCAGCAATGATGACGAGGATGAAGAATTGGTAGGAAACTGGGTTAGAAAATCGGCTTTTGACGGGCCTGCAAGATCAAGTTCTACAAGTTTTGTTATCGGAGACTATGCTTACGTGGCAACAGGTTATACTGGCGATGTTTATTTAAAAGATTTATGGGCTTACAACTCAGGAGGAGATTACTGGGAACAAAAAGCAGATTTTACCGGAGCCGGAAGAAGTTCTGCTTCCAGCTTTGCCTTAAACGATAAAGGCTATGTAGGTCTTGGTTATGATGGAACCAACAAATTAAAAGATTTCTATCAATACGATCCTGCAGCCAACAGCTGGACACAAAAAACTGATTTTGGAGGAACAGGACGTTATGGAGCCGTTGGTTTTCAGGCTGGCGGAAAAGCCTATTTTGGAACGGGTTATGACGGAAACTATCTTAAAGATTTTTACCAGTACAATGATACAGCCAATACCTGGACGCTTGTAAACGGTTTCAGTGGTAATAAAAGACGTAATGCTACTGTATTTGTAGTTTCAGACAAAGCTTATCTGGTTACCGGTATCAATAATGGTACGTATCAGGAAGATTTTTGGGAATTTGATCCGTCAACAGATGTCTGGACAAGAAAAAGAGATATCGACAAAGATACAGATGATGATTACTCATACAATGATGAATATTCTATCATCAGAGCGAATGCTTCAAGCTTTTCTATGAATGGACTTGGATATGTTGTTGGAGGTGAAAACCTGAAAACAATCTGGGAATACAATCCGTCAACAGATCTTTGGGTAGAAAGAACAGCAATGGAAGGAGCAGCAAGAACTGATGCTGTAGCATTTGCAATTAACAATCGTGGTTTTTACATGCTGGGCAGAACAGGTTCTACGTATTTTGATGATGCATGGGAATTTAAACCTTTGGAGGAACAGAATGACGATGATAACTAA
- a CDS encoding LytR/AlgR family response regulator transcription factor, with amino-acid sequence MKCVIIDDEPLAVELLEDFVKKVDSLELIKTFNNAIDAISFINQNNIDLIFLDIQMPHFSGIDFLNTIEKKPLVIFTTAYSDYAVEGFNLGAVDYLVKPIPFHRFLKSVVRAQQTTNPAAIQSVSETVPVPEAEQDFMFVRAEYENVKMNFADILFIEGLKDYVKIYTTDNKYTLTLISLIKLENLLSSKGFSRIHRSYIINIKHVKSIQKNKVLISDKRIPISESYKNAFFEKINL; translated from the coding sequence ATGAAATGTGTAATTATAGATGATGAACCATTAGCAGTTGAACTGTTAGAAGATTTTGTCAAAAAAGTAGACTCACTTGAATTAATCAAGACTTTTAACAACGCTATTGATGCCATTTCATTTATCAACCAAAACAATATTGATTTGATATTTCTGGACATTCAGATGCCTCATTTTTCGGGAATAGATTTTTTAAATACCATCGAAAAAAAACCGCTTGTAATATTCACAACCGCTTATTCTGATTATGCAGTTGAAGGTTTTAATCTTGGCGCTGTAGATTATTTGGTAAAACCCATTCCGTTTCATCGTTTTTTAAAATCCGTTGTCAGAGCACAGCAGACCACTAATCCGGCAGCAATTCAGTCAGTTTCAGAAACGGTTCCTGTTCCCGAAGCCGAGCAGGATTTTATGTTTGTAAGAGCGGAATATGAAAACGTGAAAATGAATTTTGCCGATATTTTATTTATCGAAGGTTTAAAAGATTATGTAAAAATCTACACGACAGATAATAAATACACGCTGACCTTAATCAGCTTAATAAAGCTTGAAAACCTGCTTTCAAGCAAAGGTTTTTCAAGAATTCACAGATCGTATATCATCAATATCAAACACGTAAAATCTATTCAGAAAAATAAAGTTCTGATTAGTGATAAACGAATTCCGATAAGCGAAAGTTACAAGAATGCTTTCTTTGAAAAGATAAATCTTTAG
- a CDS encoding intradiol ring-cleavage dioxygenase: MDRKKFIRNGLLGITAFTGAAAFLESCSKSDNDDNLDTGSSDDGSCTVSPSETKGPFPIKTPSQLVLENIKSDRVGIALLINLKIENKNNDCLPLSNVLVDVWHCDKDGNYSEYGGTQMQSADYTSVHFLRGRQTTNSNGEVSFISIYPGWYQGRAPHVHVEVLTSSGTSLLVTQIAFPENISSTVYSSANYAAHGQADTANANDNVFSDSLSQELATMTGNLTDGYTLTKTITVRA; the protein is encoded by the coding sequence ATGGACAGAAAAAAATTCATTCGAAATGGGCTTTTAGGAATTACGGCTTTTACAGGAGCCGCTGCTTTTTTAGAATCATGTTCCAAAAGCGACAATGATGATAATTTGGACACCGGTTCTTCTGATGATGGAAGCTGTACCGTTTCGCCATCTGAAACAAAAGGTCCGTTTCCTATCAAAACGCCAAGTCAGCTTGTACTGGAAAACATCAAATCTGACCGTGTGGGGATTGCACTTCTTATTAATTTAAAAATCGAAAACAAAAACAACGACTGTCTGCCTTTATCAAATGTTTTGGTTGATGTCTGGCATTGCGACAAAGACGGAAATTATTCTGAATACGGCGGTACACAAATGCAGTCTGCAGATTATACTTCGGTTCATTTTTTAAGAGGGAGACAAACCACAAATTCAAACGGTGAAGTTTCGTTTATATCCATTTATCCGGGCTGGTACCAGGGGCGTGCTCCTCATGTTCATGTCGAAGTTTTAACCAGCAGCGGTACTTCTTTATTAGTTACTCAGATTGCTTTTCCGGAAAACATATCCAGCACCGTTTATTCGAGTGCCAATTATGCCGCACACGGACAGGCAGATACTGCAAATGCAAACGACAATGTGTTCTCTGACAGTCTTTCTCAGGAACTTGCAACAATGACAGGAAATCTAACCGATGGATATACGCTGACTAAAACCATTACTGTCAGGGCATAA
- a CDS encoding PorP/SprF family type IX secretion system membrane protein, whose translation MRFNIKVLYIFLICSFYSYSQEGIPVYSDYLSDNYYLIHPSMAGAANCAKIRLTARKQWFGQEDAPSLQTLSFNGRVGERSGAGVIVFNDKNGYHSQKGVKLTYAHHIMFSRDEIDLNQLSFGISGGLIQNQLDETNFGNTFDPIVFGSIQKDSYFNMDIGASYNFLNFYAHATIQGLLESRRQLYTDYESDNLRKYLLSAGYVFGKRDKITWEPSILFQMFDQTKEKSIDLNMKAYKNMDFGSLWAALSYRRSFDGAQYSSGGGVSSQKLQYFTPIVGINYKNFMFAYTYSQVTGDVKFDTGGFHQITLGINLFCKKERYDCFCPAVN comes from the coding sequence ATGAGATTTAATATCAAGGTTTTATATATTTTTTTAATTTGTTCTTTCTATTCATATTCACAAGAAGGAATACCGGTGTACTCCGATTATTTGTCGGATAATTATTATTTAATCCATCCTTCGATGGCCGGCGCGGCAAATTGTGCTAAAATCAGGCTTACGGCAAGGAAACAATGGTTCGGTCAGGAAGACGCACCATCTTTGCAGACTTTAAGTTTTAACGGCAGAGTAGGAGAACGTTCCGGGGCCGGAGTAATCGTTTTTAATGATAAAAACGGCTATCATTCTCAAAAAGGTGTTAAACTTACCTATGCGCACCATATTATGTTTTCCAGAGATGAGATCGATTTAAATCAGCTTTCTTTTGGTATTAGCGGCGGATTAATTCAGAATCAGTTAGATGAAACTAATTTTGGAAATACTTTTGATCCAATTGTTTTTGGTTCTATACAAAAGGATTCTTATTTTAATATGGATATCGGAGCTTCCTATAATTTCCTGAATTTTTATGCTCACGCGACTATCCAGGGACTTTTGGAATCCCGCAGACAATTATATACAGATTACGAAAGTGATAATCTTAGAAAATATCTTTTAAGTGCAGGTTACGTATTTGGTAAAAGAGATAAAATTACCTGGGAACCTTCTATCTTGTTTCAGATGTTTGACCAGACAAAAGAAAAATCGATTGACCTGAATATGAAAGCTTACAAAAATATGGACTTTGGAAGTTTATGGGCAGCACTTTCGTATAGAAGAAGTTTTGACGGTGCGCAGTATAGTTCTGGCGGCGGTGTTTCGTCTCAAAAATTACAATACTTTACCCCAATTGTGGGTATAAATTACAAGAACTTTATGTTTGCTTATACCTATTCGCAGGTTACGGGCGATGTGAAATTTGATACTGGTGGTTTTCACCAAATCACGCTGGGAATTAATTTATTTTGTAAAAAAGAACGTTACGATTGTTTTTGTCCGGCTGTTAACTAA
- a CDS encoding gamma carbonic anhydrase family protein, giving the protein MLIKSVNGKSPSIPEDCYVAENATIVGDVSFGENCSVWFNAVIRGDVHYIKIGNKVNIQDGAVIHCTYQKHPTIIGNNVSIGHNAIVHGCTIHDNVLIGMGAIVMDNCVVESNSIIAAGAVLTQNTVVPSGTIFAGVPAKKVKDIDQSDFAGEIGRISNNYVLYSSWFKNEE; this is encoded by the coding sequence ATGCTTATTAAATCTGTAAACGGAAAATCACCTTCTATTCCAGAAGATTGTTATGTTGCTGAAAATGCGACAATTGTTGGCGATGTGTCTTTTGGAGAAAACTGCAGTGTGTGGTTTAATGCTGTTATCCGCGGGGATGTTCATTATATTAAAATAGGAAATAAAGTCAATATTCAGGACGGCGCCGTGATTCACTGTACCTACCAAAAACACCCTACGATTATAGGAAATAATGTTTCTATAGGTCATAACGCCATTGTACACGGTTGTACGATTCACGACAATGTATTAATAGGAATGGGGGCTATTGTAATGGATAATTGTGTAGTCGAAAGCAATTCGATTATTGCAGCCGGAGCGGTTTTAACCCAAAATACGGTTGTTCCTTCCGGAACTATTTTTGCTGGTGTTCCAGCCAAAAAAGTAAAAGATATTGACCAGTCTGATTTTGCAGGAGAGATAGGGCGTATTTCGAATAATTACGTACTTTATTCCAGCTGGTTTAAAAACGAAGAATAA
- a CDS encoding DUF4907 domain-containing protein yields the protein MKTETFKTDSGWGYTIAYKNKIIIKQSIIPVINDNKSFSTEEDALKTAHLVIEKLKKNVSPTVSKNELILLKIKL from the coding sequence TTGAAAACAGAAACTTTTAAAACAGACTCAGGATGGGGATATACGATTGCTTATAAAAATAAAATCATTATAAAACAATCTATTATTCCGGTTATAAATGACAATAAAAGTTTTTCGACAGAAGAAGATGCCTTAAAAACAGCTCATTTGGTAATAGAAAAACTCAAAAAAAACGTGTCGCCGACAGTAAGTAAAAATGAATTAATTTTATTGAAAATAAAATTATAA
- a CDS encoding DUF6268 family outer membrane beta-barrel protein: protein MKIRLTISLFFLVLFQINAQENAAVKVNLKNESADKIDFTETNIGLTFKKELSPKTGLKNTLEYSNLNVNYDSKNYGAFQIPDRLQQLQNKLEISQKITNTTKLNFEVIPTVNFERNLNSDDFTLLGSFEIQQQLNEKTTFSAGAARSAAFGNPKFLPVAAFQYKINDKTKLVLGFPDSEISYSNNDRNKFSLDNRFNGNFYNLNVSNYADAAGTKAVTSQMTTSFNYERNVDKNWFLNFKAGYDFDKKYILTDNQNHTLHDFNIGNSYVLGIGIKYKQ, encoded by the coding sequence ATGAAAATAAGGTTAACTATTAGTTTGTTTTTTTTAGTGTTGTTTCAGATAAATGCTCAGGAAAATGCAGCGGTAAAAGTGAATTTAAAAAACGAGTCGGCAGACAAAATTGATTTCACTGAAACGAATATCGGACTGACATTTAAAAAAGAATTGAGTCCTAAAACCGGTCTGAAAAACACATTGGAATATTCGAACCTGAATGTGAATTATGATTCAAAAAATTACGGAGCATTTCAAATTCCGGATCGTTTGCAGCAGTTACAAAACAAACTTGAAATTTCGCAGAAAATCACGAATACAACGAAACTGAATTTTGAGGTTATACCAACAGTAAATTTTGAGCGTAATTTAAATTCTGATGATTTTACACTTTTAGGAAGTTTTGAAATACAACAGCAGTTGAATGAAAAAACAACTTTTAGTGCAGGTGCAGCACGATCAGCCGCTTTTGGAAACCCGAAATTCCTGCCTGTTGCGGCGTTTCAGTATAAAATAAATGATAAAACAAAATTGGTGCTTGGTTTTCCTGATTCGGAAATTTCATACTCGAACAATGACCGGAACAAGTTTAGCCTTGATAACCGTTTTAACGGAAATTTTTACAATTTGAATGTTTCAAATTATGCAGATGCAGCCGGAACAAAAGCTGTTACATCGCAAATGACAACTTCATTTAATTATGAAAGAAATGTAGACAAAAACTGGTTTTTGAATTTTAAAGCCGGATACGATTTTGACAAAAAGTACATACTGACAGATAACCAAAATCATACCCTGCATGACTTTAATATCGGGAACAGTTATGTTTTAGGAATTGGGATCAAATACAAACAATAA
- a CDS encoding NifU family protein has translation MTKITIKETQNPTILKFEFEDFITQNQNFEFKNIDEAQASPLAQQLFYLPFVKTVYISGNFIAVERYSIVDWDDVKDAVADQIAAFVDKGGVIIKADENKPKKQPITVYGETTPNPAALKFVVSRMLTRNAVEYKNIDQTASSPLAQELFKFPYVKEIFIDENYISVTKYEINDWQEITLELRTFIKQFIENGGTVLDESLIQKTAKNDAAKDEAFDKLDVTSQQIINILEEYVKPAVAADGGNIAFDSYNEEDKTVKVVLQGACSGCPSSTFTLKSGIENMLKSMLNDESIKVEALNG, from the coding sequence ATGACAAAAATCACTATAAAAGAGACTCAAAATCCAACTATACTAAAGTTCGAATTTGAAGATTTTATTACCCAGAATCAAAACTTTGAATTCAAAAATATTGATGAAGCACAGGCTTCTCCGCTTGCACAGCAATTGTTTTATCTGCCTTTTGTAAAGACGGTTTACATTTCAGGAAACTTTATTGCTGTTGAAAGATACAGCATTGTAGACTGGGACGACGTTAAAGATGCCGTAGCCGATCAAATTGCCGCATTTGTAGACAAAGGCGGTGTTATTATTAAAGCAGATGAAAACAAACCCAAAAAACAGCCTATTACAGTTTACGGAGAAACAACTCCAAATCCGGCTGCACTGAAATTTGTTGTAAGCAGAATGTTAACACGTAATGCCGTTGAATACAAAAATATTGACCAGACGGCTTCTTCACCGCTGGCACAGGAATTATTTAAATTCCCTTATGTAAAAGAAATATTTATTGATGAAAATTATATTTCGGTTACAAAATATGAAATCAACGACTGGCAGGAAATCACATTAGAATTAAGAACTTTCATTAAACAGTTTATCGAAAATGGCGGTACTGTTTTAGACGAAAGTTTAATCCAGAAAACAGCTAAAAATGACGCTGCAAAAGACGAAGCTTTCGACAAACTGGATGTAACTTCTCAGCAGATTATTAACATTCTGGAAGAATACGTAAAACCTGCTGTTGCCGCCGATGGAGGAAATATTGCTTTTGATTCTTATAATGAAGAAGACAAAACAGTAAAAGTGGTTTTACAAGGTGCCTGCAGCGGTTGTCCGTCATCGACTTTTACTTTAAAAAGCGGTATCGAAAATATGCTGAAAAGTATGTTAAACGACGAATCGATAAAAGTTGAGGCTTTAAACGGTTAA